The Streptomyces sp. NBC_01197 genome window below encodes:
- the cydD gene encoding thiol reductant ABC exporter subunit CydD: MKPIDPRLLRYAGATRLFLGAVVVLGLAGAGLVVAQAMLIADVVVGAFQHGLDGSGLRSSLLLLVAVALGRGLVAWLTELAAHRASAAVKSELRRRLLERSAELGPQWLTGQRTGSLVALATRGVDALDDYFSRYLPQLGLAVVVPVAVLARVVTEDWVSAAIIVGTLPLIPVFMMLIGWATQARMDRQWRLLSRLSGHFLDVVAGLPTLKVFGRAKAQAESIRTITDEYRKATLRTLRIAFLSSFALELLATLSVALVAVGIGLRLVKGELDLYTGLVILVLAPEAYLPLRQVGAQYHAAAEGLSAAEEIFAVLETPLPTGGTREVPGSLRLELDRVTVRHPGRTEPSLESASLVVGAGETVAVTGPSGVGKSTLLNVLLGFAAPDEGRVLVGPAGEGRETTVELASLSPERWREQIAWVPQQPYLFAGTIAENVRLARPDADVSAVHGALRDAGAYDFVAALPGGADTVLGEGGAGLSAGQRQRLALARAFLADRPLLLLDEPTAALDGETEAGIVDAVRRLASGRTVVLVVHRPALLAVADRMVALAPGTSPAAPAGGDPLVPQAAALPVPRAEQLTQETAETEAVTADRPGRRDPLARVREAAGALRGRLLLALLLGSLALGSAIGLMATSGWLISRASQEPPVLYLMVAVTATRAFGTGRAVFRYAERLVSHDAVLRMLAGLRVAVYRRLERIAPAGLSRVRRGDLLSRLVADVDALQDYWLRWLLPAAVAVVVGAATIGFTAWLLPAAGAVLAAGLLIAGVGVPALSGLCARRAERQLAPARGALATRVVDLLMGTAELTVAGALRGRLHSARDADRTLTRIASRGATATALGGGLTALVCGLTVAAAAFVGVPAVHDGRLAGVELAVVMLTPLAAFEAVTGLPLAVQYRQRVRRSAERVYEVLDAPVPVQEPVRPAAAPGSPFPLEVRGLTARYAGQRGYALDGVDLRLEAGRRVAVVGPSGSGKTTLAQVLLRFLDPEAGTYTLGRVAAGALDGDTVRGLVGLCAQDAHIFDSSLRENLRLARSGASDGELRGALAGARLLEWVDGLADGLDTPVGEHGAKLSGGQRQRLALARALLADFPVLVLDEPAEHLDLATADALTADLLTATEGHTTLLITHRLRGLDAVDEVLVLDGGRVVQRGPYAELAALEGPLRRMLERERAGDLLGSERNPTFRA; the protein is encoded by the coding sequence GTGAAACCGATCGACCCGCGTCTGCTCCGGTACGCCGGTGCCACTCGTCTCTTCCTGGGCGCTGTGGTGGTCCTCGGACTGGCCGGCGCGGGTCTGGTCGTGGCCCAGGCCATGCTGATCGCCGATGTGGTGGTGGGAGCTTTCCAGCACGGCCTGGACGGATCAGGGCTGCGGAGCTCGCTGCTGCTGCTCGTGGCGGTGGCGCTGGGCCGGGGGCTGGTGGCCTGGCTGACCGAGCTGGCCGCGCACCGGGCCAGCGCCGCGGTCAAGTCCGAGCTGCGGCGGCGGCTCCTTGAGAGGTCCGCCGAGCTGGGGCCGCAGTGGCTGACCGGTCAGCGGACCGGGTCGCTGGTAGCCCTCGCCACCCGGGGTGTCGACGCCCTGGACGACTACTTCTCGCGCTATCTCCCGCAGCTGGGGCTCGCGGTGGTGGTGCCGGTGGCGGTGCTGGCGCGAGTTGTCACCGAGGACTGGGTGTCGGCGGCCATCATCGTGGGGACGCTGCCGCTGATCCCGGTCTTCATGATGCTCATCGGCTGGGCCACCCAGGCCCGCATGGACCGGCAGTGGAGGCTGCTCTCCAGGCTGTCGGGGCACTTCCTCGACGTGGTGGCCGGGCTGCCGACGCTGAAGGTGTTCGGACGGGCCAAGGCGCAGGCCGAGTCGATCAGGACCATCACGGACGAGTACCGGAAGGCGACGCTGCGGACGCTGCGGATCGCCTTCCTCTCGTCGTTCGCGCTGGAGCTGCTGGCGACCCTGTCGGTGGCGCTCGTCGCTGTCGGTATCGGGCTGCGGCTCGTCAAGGGGGAGCTGGACCTGTACACGGGTCTGGTGATCCTGGTGCTGGCGCCCGAGGCCTATCTGCCACTGCGGCAGGTGGGGGCGCAGTACCACGCGGCGGCCGAGGGGCTGTCGGCCGCCGAGGAGATCTTCGCGGTGCTGGAGACACCGCTGCCGACGGGAGGGACCCGCGAGGTCCCCGGCTCGCTCCGGCTGGAGCTGGACCGGGTGACGGTGCGCCACCCCGGCCGTACGGAACCGTCGCTGGAGTCGGCTTCGTTGGTCGTCGGGGCCGGAGAGACGGTCGCGGTCACCGGGCCGAGCGGGGTCGGGAAGTCGACGCTGCTCAATGTCCTGCTGGGTTTCGCGGCGCCGGACGAGGGACGGGTTCTCGTCGGGCCGGCCGGTGAGGGCCGGGAAACCACTGTCGAGCTGGCCTCGCTCTCCCCCGAGCGGTGGCGCGAGCAGATCGCCTGGGTGCCGCAGCAGCCGTATCTGTTCGCGGGCACGATCGCGGAGAACGTACGGCTGGCGCGTCCCGACGCCGATGTGTCAGCGGTGCACGGCGCTCTGCGCGATGCCGGCGCGTACGACTTCGTCGCCGCGCTGCCGGGCGGTGCGGACACCGTACTCGGTGAGGGCGGTGCGGGACTCTCGGCCGGGCAGCGGCAACGGCTCGCACTGGCCAGGGCGTTCCTCGCCGACCGGCCGCTGCTGCTGCTCGACGAGCCGACGGCGGCGCTGGACGGCGAGACGGAAGCCGGCATCGTCGACGCGGTACGACGCCTTGCGTCGGGCCGCACCGTGGTTCTCGTGGTGCACCGGCCGGCCCTGCTCGCGGTGGCCGACCGCATGGTCGCGCTGGCGCCCGGCACCTCGCCGGCTGCCCCGGCCGGTGGTGACCCTCTCGTACCGCAGGCCGCTGCCCTGCCCGTACCGCGGGCGGAGCAGCTGACCCAGGAGACAGCGGAGACCGAGGCCGTCACGGCGGACCGGCCCGGGCGGCGGGACCCGCTGGCGCGGGTGCGGGAGGCCGCCGGCGCGCTGCGGGGGCGGCTGCTGCTGGCCCTGCTGCTCGGAAGTCTCGCGCTGGGCTCGGCCATCGGGCTCATGGCGACATCGGGCTGGCTCATCTCGCGGGCCTCGCAGGAGCCGCCCGTGCTCTATCTGATGGTCGCTGTCACGGCGACCCGGGCCTTCGGGACCGGGCGGGCCGTCTTCCGCTATGCCGAGCGGCTGGTGTCGCACGACGCGGTGCTGCGGATGCTCGCCGGTCTGCGCGTGGCCGTCTACCGCAGGCTGGAGCGGATCGCACCCGCCGGGCTGAGCCGGGTCAGGCGCGGCGATCTGCTGTCGCGGCTGGTCGCCGATGTGGACGCGCTGCAGGACTACTGGCTGCGCTGGCTGCTTCCGGCCGCGGTCGCCGTGGTGGTGGGCGCGGCCACCATCGGGTTCACGGCCTGGCTGCTGCCCGCTGCCGGGGCGGTGCTCGCGGCAGGGCTGCTGATCGCGGGGGTCGGGGTGCCCGCGCTGAGTGGTCTCTGTGCCCGGCGGGCCGAGCGCCAACTGGCGCCCGCACGCGGGGCGCTGGCCACCCGGGTGGTTGATCTCCTCATGGGGACCGCCGAGCTGACGGTCGCCGGTGCGCTGCGCGGGCGGCTGCACAGCGCCCGGGACGCGGACCGGACGCTGACCCGGATCGCCTCACGGGGCGCCACCGCCACCGCGCTGGGTGGCGGGCTGACCGCTCTCGTCTGCGGGCTGACCGTCGCAGCCGCCGCGTTCGTCGGCGTACCGGCCGTCCACGACGGCAGGCTCGCCGGCGTGGAACTCGCGGTGGTGATGCTCACTCCGCTGGCCGCTTTCGAGGCGGTCACCGGCCTGCCGCTCGCCGTGCAGTACCGGCAGCGGGTCAGGAGGAGCGCCGAGCGGGTCTACGAGGTGCTGGACGCGCCCGTCCCCGTACAGGAGCCGGTACGTCCGGCAGCGGCGCCCGGTTCGCCCTTCCCGCTGGAGGTGAGGGGGCTGACCGCACGCTACGCGGGACAGCGGGGATACGCGCTCGACGGGGTGGACCTCAGGCTCGAAGCGGGGCGCCGGGTCGCCGTCGTGGGTCCCTCCGGTTCCGGCAAGACGACGCTCGCGCAGGTATTGCTGCGCTTCCTGGACCCGGAGGCGGGGACGTACACGCTCGGCCGGGTGGCTGCCGGCGCGCTGGACGGTGACACGGTGCGCGGACTCGTCGGGCTGTGCGCCCAGGACGCGCACATCTTCGACAGTTCCCTGCGGGAGAACCTCAGGCTGGCCCGTTCCGGTGCCTCGGACGGTGAGCTGCGCGGGGCGCTCGCCGGGGCCCGGCTGCTGGAGTGGGTGGACGGGCTGGCCGATGGGCTCGACACTCCGGTGGGGGAGCACGGTGCGAAGCTCTCCGGCGGGCAGCGCCAGCGGCTGGCACTGGCCCGTGCGCTCCTCGCCGACTTCCCCGTCCTCGTCCTGGACGAGCCGGCGGAACACCTCGACCTGGCGACCGCCGACGCGCTCACGGCGGATCTGCTGACCGCCACCGAGGGGCATACGACGCTGCTCATCACCCACCGGCTCCGCGGGCTCGACGCCGTCGACGAGGTGCTCGTTCTGGACGGTGGGCGAGTCGTGCAGCGCGGACCGTACGCGGAGCTGGCGGCGCTGGAGGGGCCGTTGCGGCGGATGCTGGAGCGTGAGCGGGCGGGTGATCTGCTGGGCAGCGAACGGAATCCGACTTTCCGGGCTTAA
- a CDS encoding sensor histidine kinase translates to MSAPDPHEPPGDSSAEDSPAEGSSAEGSGRHGLSAEFTARVPQLLAAMRSIGTGLELHATLNRICETAAGLAGARYAAIGVVDQERGGLSDFVTHGVPEEVAGRIGHIPDGHTGLLGALIEDAHVVRLADLTTDPRFAGFPPHHPRMRTFLGVPVQVQGETFGNLYVAEKTDGSRFTDGDLHMVQVLATEAGIAINNARLYEAARQRERWIDGSVAVTTALLAGGDADEALTVVAEQARHLADSAAGVVMLPATAGGLEVVAVSCDDPGQVLGLIVPPESGVVATLLSGAPVFVDDSATDPRMITEVGKRFGPSMMLPLHSGGRLLGVLATPRERGARPFSAAERFLASRFASQAALALMMADAQRDRERLAVFEDRDRIARDLHDLVIQRLFATGMMLEGAHRQSAAPGVREGVDKAVGELDVTIQEIRTAIFALQQGPAEAPSGLCRRVLREINMAAVPLGFKPTHRFVGPVDSGVGELTGKNLIAALREALSNAFRHAAASRIHVEVDATAQLDDGRPAVRLTVSDDGVGIPEGGRRSGLRNLSRRAEALGGSSAYGPGLGDEGGGTAVVWEAPL, encoded by the coding sequence ATGTCAGCTCCGGACCCCCACGAGCCCCCGGGAGACTCCTCTGCGGAGGACTCTCCTGCGGAGGGTTCTTCCGCGGAGGGCTCCGGTCGGCACGGGCTCTCCGCCGAGTTCACCGCGCGCGTACCGCAGCTGCTGGCGGCCATGCGCTCCATCGGTACGGGCCTCGAACTGCACGCGACGCTGAACCGGATCTGCGAGACCGCCGCCGGGCTGGCCGGCGCTCGGTATGCCGCGATCGGTGTCGTGGACCAGGAGCGCGGCGGCCTCAGTGATTTCGTCACCCATGGAGTGCCGGAGGAGGTGGCCGGACGGATCGGCCACATCCCGGACGGACACACCGGGCTCCTGGGTGCGCTGATCGAGGATGCCCACGTCGTTCGGCTCGCGGATCTGACGACCGACCCGAGGTTCGCCGGGTTCCCTCCGCACCATCCGCGGATGCGGACGTTCCTGGGCGTCCCCGTGCAGGTGCAGGGAGAGACCTTCGGCAATCTTTACGTCGCGGAGAAGACCGACGGCAGCCGGTTCACCGACGGTGATCTTCACATGGTGCAGGTCCTGGCCACCGAGGCCGGCATCGCGATCAACAACGCCCGGCTGTACGAGGCGGCCCGGCAGCGCGAGCGGTGGATCGACGGCTCGGTGGCTGTCACCACGGCACTGCTGGCCGGCGGTGACGCGGATGAGGCGCTCACAGTGGTCGCCGAACAGGCACGCCACCTGGCGGACTCGGCCGCCGGAGTGGTCATGCTGCCCGCCACGGCGGGTGGACTGGAGGTCGTCGCCGTCTCCTGCGACGACCCCGGTCAGGTCCTCGGGCTGATCGTCCCGCCCGAGAGCGGGGTCGTGGCGACACTGCTCTCCGGCGCTCCGGTGTTCGTGGACGACTCGGCGACCGATCCCCGGATGATCACCGAGGTGGGGAAGCGGTTCGGGCCGAGCATGATGCTGCCCCTGCACAGCGGCGGCCGTCTGCTGGGCGTGCTGGCCACGCCGCGCGAACGCGGCGCCCGGCCCTTCTCGGCGGCCGAACGCTTCCTGGCCTCGCGGTTCGCCTCGCAGGCAGCGCTGGCGCTGATGATGGCGGACGCCCAGCGCGACAGAGAGCGCCTCGCTGTCTTCGAGGACCGCGACCGGATCGCCCGTGACCTCCATGACCTGGTCATCCAGCGGCTGTTCGCCACCGGGATGATGCTGGAGGGTGCCCACCGCCAGTCGGCGGCGCCGGGGGTGCGCGAGGGTGTGGACAAGGCCGTCGGGGAGCTGGATGTGACGATCCAGGAGATCCGTACCGCCATCTTCGCGCTGCAGCAGGGGCCCGCCGAAGCTCCGTCGGGGCTGTGCAGACGGGTGCTGCGGGAGATCAACATGGCGGCTGTACCGCTGGGGTTCAAACCCACGCACCGCTTCGTGGGGCCGGTCGACTCGGGGGTCGGCGAGCTGACGGGGAAGAACCTGATCGCGGCGCTGCGGGAGGCCCTCTCCAACGCGTTCCGGCATGCCGCCGCCTCCCGGATCCATGTGGAGGTCGACGCCACGGCGCAGCTGGACGACGGCCGCCCGGCGGTACGTCTCACGGTCTCCGATGACGGGGTCGGCATCCCGGAGGGCGGCCGGCGCAGCGGGCTGCGCAATCTCAGCCGGCGCGCGGAGGCGCTGGGCGGATCGAGCGCCTACGGGCCGGGGCTGGGCGACGAGGGCGGCGGCACGGCGGTGGTGTGGGAGGCACCGCTGTAG
- a CDS encoding HAD-IIB family hydrolase produces MTSANGPAAPLPPRLIATDLDGTLLRDDKTVSARTIAALAAAEEAGIDVFFVTGRPARWMDVVSDHVHGHGLAICGNGAAVVDLRGDEGGHIFVKVLPLERTDALDVVSILRAAAPGSSFAVERTGGIHHELAYPPLQFDAASCVAPAEKLLATDSDLADQPVLKVLAHHPELAPDDFLVLAREAVGRRASVTRSSPTALLEISGPGVSKAGTLALCCAERGISPSEVVALGDMPNDVEMLRWAGTSYAMGNAHPEAVVAASGRTAANNDDGVAVVIEQILKAR; encoded by the coding sequence GTGACCTCAGCTAACGGCCCCGCCGCCCCCCTTCCGCCCCGGCTGATCGCCACCGACCTGGACGGCACCCTGCTGCGCGATGACAAAACCGTCTCGGCCCGCACCATCGCGGCGCTCGCCGCCGCCGAGGAGGCCGGTATCGATGTCTTCTTCGTCACCGGCCGCCCGGCCCGTTGGATGGACGTCGTCAGTGACCATGTGCACGGCCACGGCCTGGCCATCTGCGGCAACGGCGCCGCTGTGGTCGACCTCCGCGGTGACGAGGGCGGGCACATCTTCGTCAAGGTCCTGCCGCTGGAGCGCACCGACGCCCTCGACGTGGTCTCCATCCTGCGGGCCGCCGCCCCTGGCTCGTCCTTCGCCGTCGAGCGGACCGGCGGCATCCACCACGAGTTGGCCTACCCGCCCCTGCAGTTCGACGCCGCTTCGTGCGTCGCGCCCGCCGAGAAGCTGCTCGCGACGGACTCCGACCTCGCGGACCAGCCCGTCCTGAAGGTGCTGGCCCACCACCCGGAACTGGCACCCGACGACTTCCTCGTCCTGGCCCGCGAAGCTGTCGGCCGCCGCGCCTCGGTCACCCGTTCCAGCCCGACCGCACTGCTGGAGATAAGCGGCCCCGGCGTCTCCAAAGCCGGCACGCTGGCGCTGTGCTGTGCGGAGCGCGGGATCTCGCCCTCCGAAGTCGTCGCCCTCGGGGACATGCCGAACGACGTCGAGATGCTGCGGTGGGCGGGCACCTCGTACGCGATGGGCAACGCGCACCCGGAAGCGGTGGTCGCCGCTTCGGGGCGTACGGCTGCGAACAACGACGACGGTGTCGCGGTCGTCATCGAGCAGATCCTGAAGGCCCGCTGA
- a CDS encoding LLM class flavin-dependent oxidoreductase produces MVMRLSTVILPVRRWSEGGREQWVRAEELGFHTAYTYDHLSWRVPFRDGPWFGAVPTLTAAAAATARVRLGTLVTSPNFRHPVTLAKDLLSLDDISDGRVTLGIGAGGTGFDATALGQEPWTPRERADRFSEFVPLLDRLLTEGSVSHRGTHYSADEACNIPGCVQRPRLPFAVAATGPRGMKIAARYGQGWVTTGDPKIFETGTPEQSVEAVRGQIGRLGAACEEIGRDAATLEKVLLTGFTPDEGRPMESLDAFVDFAGKYFALGIDEIVIHAPIPGTIFAAEEKVFEQIATEALAQLGQS; encoded by the coding sequence GTGGTCATGCGTCTGAGTACCGTGATTCTTCCCGTTCGCCGCTGGAGCGAGGGTGGCCGTGAGCAGTGGGTGCGCGCCGAGGAGCTGGGCTTCCACACCGCGTACACCTACGACCACCTCTCCTGGCGGGTGCCGTTCCGCGACGGGCCCTGGTTCGGGGCGGTCCCGACGCTGACCGCGGCGGCCGCGGCCACCGCGCGCGTCCGTCTCGGCACCCTGGTCACCTCGCCGAACTTCCGGCACCCCGTGACGCTCGCGAAGGATCTGCTGTCGCTGGACGACATCTCGGACGGCCGGGTCACCCTGGGCATCGGGGCCGGCGGCACCGGCTTCGACGCCACCGCGCTCGGCCAGGAGCCGTGGACGCCGCGCGAACGGGCCGACCGGTTCAGTGAGTTCGTTCCGCTCCTCGACCGGCTGCTGACCGAGGGCTCGGTCTCCCACCGGGGCACCCACTACTCCGCCGACGAGGCCTGCAACATCCCGGGCTGTGTGCAGCGGCCGAGGCTCCCCTTCGCCGTCGCGGCGACCGGACCGCGGGGCATGAAGATCGCCGCGCGGTACGGGCAGGGCTGGGTGACGACGGGCGATCCGAAGATCTTCGAGACGGGTACGCCGGAACAGTCGGTCGAAGCCGTCCGCGGCCAGATCGGCAGGCTCGGTGCGGCGTGCGAAGAAATCGGCAGGGATGCCGCCACGCTGGAGAAGGTCCTGCTTACCGGCTTCACGCCCGATGAGGGTCGCCCCATGGAGTCCCTGGACGCCTTCGTCGACTTCGCGGGGAAGTACTTCGCCCTCGGCATCGACGAGATCGTGATCCACGCGCCGATCCCGGGCACCATCTTCGCCGCCGAGGAGAAGGTCTTCGAGCAGATCGCGACAGAGGCACTGGCGCAGCTCGGGCAGAGCTAG
- a CDS encoding MerR family transcriptional regulator, giving the protein MRASEAPAPEVRTSEAGPEYRIEDLAHHSGATVRTIRAYQDRGLLPKPQRRGRSNVYGDSHLARLRQIAELLDRGYTLASIKELLEAWDAGRGLGGVLGLVAEVSGPWTDEEADRISRAELDARFGGVPDDEAVADALALGVLERVVGSDDEFLVPSPQELAVAVELHAAGVPLKAISVHLRELRGQVEHIASRFLEFTTEHVFARYLSSARPSDAHVAEAASLVRRLRPLAQQSVDAELARAMRLFATRHLQQHLGPESPPAEPGGPSSVAVPAATLAAVERLVGRENAAAFITGATERELQARALDALTLPQQEVRQNDQRP; this is encoded by the coding sequence ATGCGAGCGTCAGAAGCGCCGGCGCCAGAGGTACGAACGTCGGAAGCCGGACCCGAGTACCGGATCGAGGATCTGGCGCACCACAGCGGCGCCACAGTCCGTACGATCCGCGCGTACCAGGACCGCGGCCTGCTGCCCAAACCACAGCGGCGTGGCCGGTCGAATGTCTACGGGGACAGTCATCTGGCGAGGCTGCGCCAGATCGCCGAGCTGCTCGACCGCGGCTACACTCTCGCCTCCATCAAGGAGCTCCTTGAGGCGTGGGACGCCGGGCGCGGTCTTGGCGGGGTACTGGGACTCGTCGCCGAGGTCAGCGGCCCGTGGACCGATGAGGAAGCGGACCGGATCTCCCGTGCCGAGCTGGACGCGCGGTTCGGCGGGGTGCCCGACGACGAGGCGGTCGCGGACGCGCTGGCGCTGGGTGTACTGGAACGGGTGGTCGGCAGCGACGACGAGTTCCTGGTGCCGAGTCCGCAGGAGCTGGCCGTGGCTGTGGAACTGCACGCGGCCGGCGTCCCGCTCAAGGCCATCTCGGTCCACCTGCGGGAGTTGCGCGGCCAGGTCGAGCACATCGCCTCTCGCTTCCTGGAGTTCACGACGGAACATGTCTTCGCGCGCTATCTGTCCTCCGCCCGGCCCAGCGACGCGCATGTGGCGGAGGCCGCCTCACTGGTACGGCGGTTGCGCCCGCTCGCGCAGCAGAGCGTCGATGCCGAACTGGCCCGGGCCATGCGGCTGTTCGCCACCCGCCATCTTCAGCAGCACCTCGGCCCGGAGAGCCCTCCGGCAGAACCGGGGGGCCCCTCGTCAGTAGCGGTTCCGGCGGCCACACTCGCTGCGGTGGAGAGGCTGGTGGGCCGGGAGAACGCCGCCGCTTTCATCACCGGCGCCACCGAACGGGAGCTTCAGGCACGGGCGTTGGACGCACTGACTCTTCCACAGCAAGAAGTCCGGCAAAACGACCAAAGACCGTGA
- a CDS encoding metal-dependent hydrolase, giving the protein MSDHGQASEASMGPHPDMEAHAGRGEHAGPGEHAHRGEPPAPEACPEPGRYVIAPRRVSFDWENTPLHWIPGEPTATHVINVLHLLLPAGERWFVKVFKEALPLVDDPGLLKDVKGFMGQEATHSVQHSHVLDHLAAQRLDTTAYTRHVDFLFEKLLGEEPPLGVPVPAREWLRFRLSLIAAIEQFTAVLGDWVLGADALDRAGSDAVMLDLLRWHGAEEVEHRAVAFDMYQHCGGEGLPRYARRIEGMAVVTPVLLWLWVWGASYLMRHDPALLRRGPGRPRYSLREHNRAVARGLLPTWGELGSAIPRYFRRSYHPSQEGSLRRAAEYLAASPAARAAAGAIGRAAMT; this is encoded by the coding sequence GTGAGCGACCACGGACAGGCCTCGGAGGCGTCGATGGGGCCGCATCCGGACATGGAAGCGCACGCGGGCCGGGGTGAGCACGCGGGTCCGGGGGAGCACGCGCATCGAGGTGAGCCTCCGGCTCCGGAAGCGTGCCCGGAGCCGGGACGGTACGTCATCGCGCCGCGCCGGGTCTCCTTCGACTGGGAGAACACACCGCTGCACTGGATACCGGGCGAGCCCACCGCAACCCATGTGATCAATGTGCTGCATCTGCTGCTCCCGGCGGGCGAGCGGTGGTTCGTGAAGGTCTTCAAGGAGGCTCTGCCGCTCGTCGACGACCCCGGACTGCTCAAGGACGTCAAAGGGTTCATGGGCCAGGAGGCCACGCACAGCGTGCAGCACTCCCACGTCCTGGACCACCTGGCCGCCCAGCGGCTCGACACCACGGCGTACACCCGGCACGTCGACTTCCTCTTCGAGAAACTGCTCGGGGAGGAGCCACCGCTCGGCGTACCGGTCCCTGCGCGGGAGTGGCTCCGCTTCCGGCTGTCGCTGATCGCCGCGATCGAGCAGTTCACCGCGGTCCTCGGGGACTGGGTGCTGGGCGCCGATGCCCTCGACAGGGCAGGGTCCGACGCCGTCATGCTCGATCTACTGCGCTGGCACGGCGCGGAGGAGGTGGAACACCGGGCCGTGGCCTTCGACATGTACCAGCACTGCGGCGGCGAAGGGCTGCCGCGCTACGCCCGGCGGATCGAGGGCATGGCCGTGGTCACTCCGGTACTGCTGTGGCTGTGGGTGTGGGGTGCCTCGTATCTCATGCGCCACGACCCCGCTCTCCTGCGCCGGGGGCCGGGCAGGCCGAGGTACTCGCTGCGCGAGCACAACCGGGCGGTCGCCAGAGGGCTGCTGCCCACCTGGGGCGAGCTGGGCTCGGCGATACCCCGCTACTTCAGGCGGTCGTACCATCCCTCCCAGGAGGGCTCACTGCGCAGGGCGGCCGAGTACCTCGCAGCCTCGCCCGCCGCTCGCGCGGCGGCAGGCGCGATAGGCCGCGCTGCCATGACGTAG